One window of the Salvelinus fontinalis isolate EN_2023a chromosome 2, ASM2944872v1, whole genome shotgun sequence genome contains the following:
- the LOC129823767 gene encoding serine/threonine-protein kinase BRSK2-like isoform X6 — MTSKELSVGQSAQYVGPYRLEKTLGKGQTGLVKLGVHCITGQKVAIKIVNREKLSESVLMKVEREIAILKLIEHPHVLKLHDVYENNKYLYLVLEHVSGGELFDYLVKKGRLTPKEARKFFRQIISALDFCHSHSICHRDLKPENLLLDEKNNIRIADFGMASLQVGDSLLETSCGSPHYACPEVIRGEKYDGRRADVWSCGVILFALLVGALPFDHDNLRQLLEKVKSGVFHMPHFIPPDCQALLKGMIQVNPDKRLTLEAIQKHSWYLGGRNEPCPEQPPPRRVCVKRIVSLTELDPDVLDSMHSLGCFRDRGKLTQDLQCEEDNQEKMIYYLLLDRKERYPSCEDEDLPPRNDIDPPRKRVDSPMLTRHGRCRPERKSLEVLSVTEQGSPTPTRRALDTSAHSQRSRSVSGASTGLSSSPLSSPRVTPQGSPLPTPLGTPVHHPQPTPPSSSSSSSSSRAEGGGVGGGGSLSLTPPSSPGGSGGMAASSSAHWRTRLNSFKNNLLGSPRFHRRKLQVPTPEDMSSLTPESSPELAKKSWFGNFISLEKEEQIFVVIRDKPLSSIKADIVHAFLSIPSLSHSVVSQTSFRAEYKSSGGPAVFQKPVKFQVDIAFSEVERERERERAEREGKRETGIYSVTFTLISGPSRRFKRVVETIQAQLLSTHDQPSVLALADEKNGQLTSRPPGTPTRQNSRRSEGGGDRGEKCERGDAGIGGSGSVLQRKGSGKDKTRLLSSNGTQSQP; from the exons gtttGGTGAAGCTGGGAGTGCACTGTATCACGGGACAGAAGGTGGCCATAAAGATTGTGAACCGAGAGAAGCTGTCCGAGTCTGTCCTCATGAAG gtGGAGAGGGAGATAGCTATACTAAAACTAATAGAGCACCCTCATGTGCTGAAGCTGCATGATGTTTATGAGAATAACAAGTACCT gtatCTGGTGTTGGAGCATGTCTCAGGAGGAGAGTTATTTGACTACCTGGTGAAGAAGGGCAGACTGACGCCTAAAGAGGCCAGGAAGTTCTTCAGACAGATCATCTCAGCGCTGGACTTCTGCCACAGTCACTCTATATG tCACAGAGACCTGAAGCCTGAGAACCTGCTCCTGGATGAGAAGAACAACATCCGCATCGCTGACTTCGGCATGGCCTCCCTACAGGTGGGGGACAGCCTGCTAGAGACCAGCTGTGG ATCTCCTCACTACGCGTGTCCAGAAGTGATCAGG GGGGAGAAGTATGACGGTCGCAGGGCAGATGTGTGGAGCTGTGGCGTCATCCTCTTTGCACTGCTGGTG ggagctCTACCCTTTGACCATGACAACCTGCGTCAGCTCCTTGAGAAGGTGAAGAGCGGGGTTTTCCACATGCCCCACTTCATCCCCCCAGACTGCCAGGCCCTGCTCAAAGGAATGATCCAGGTCAACCCTGACAAGAGACTCACG CTAGAAGCAATACAAAAACACTCCTGGTATCT TGGTGGTCGTAACGAGCCGTGTCCGGAGCAGCCTCCtcccaggcgtgtgtgtgtgaagaggatCGTGTCGCTGACCGAGCTGGACCCTGATGTACTGGACAGCATGCACTCGCTGGGCTGCTTCAGAGACCGGGGGAAACTGACCCAGGACCTGCAGTGTGAGGA aGACAACCAGGAGAAGATGATCTACTACCTCCTCTTGGACAGGAAAGAGCGTTACCCCAGCTGTGAGGACGAAGACCTGCCGCCCAGGAACGATATAG ATCCCCCTAGGAAGCGGGTGGACTCTCCCATGCTGACTCGTCATGGCCGGTGCCGGCCGGAGAGGAAGAGTCTGGAGGTGCTGAGTGTGACGGAGCAGGGCTCCCCAACACCCACGCGCAGGGCGCTGGACACCTCCGCACACAGCCAGAG GTCTCGTTCAGTCAGTGGAGCTTCAACAGGGCTCTCGTCAAGTCCTCTCAGCAGTCCCAGG GTCACCCCTCAGGGGTCTCCACTCCCCACCCCCCTAGGCACCCCCGTCCACCACCCCCagcccacccctccctcctcctcctcttcctcctcctcctcgcggGCGGAGGGAGGGGGTGTGGGCGGGGGCGGATCCCTCTCCCTaactccaccctccagccctggaGGCAGCGGGGGGATGGCCGCCAGTAGCTCCGCCCACTGGAGGACACGCCTCAACTCCTTCAAGAACAACCTGCTGGGTTCGCCACGCTTCCACCGACGCAAactgcagg TTCCAACACCGGAGGACATGTCCAGTCTAACTCCAGAATCAAGCCCGGA GCTGGCCAAGAAGTCGTGGTTTGGGAACTTCATCAGCCTGGAAAAGGAGGAACAGATATTTGTTGTCATTAGAGACAAACCGCTTAGTTCCATCAAAGCTGATATAGTCCATGCCTTCTTGTCT ATCCCGTCCCTGAGTCACAGCGTCGTCTCCCAGACCAGCTTCCGAGCAGAGTATAAGTCCTCTGGTGGCCCCGCCGTCTTCCAGAAGCCTGTTAAATTCCAGGTGGACATCGCCTTCtctgaggtagagagggagagagagagggagcgagccgagagggaaggaaagagggaaACTGGCATCTACAGCGTGACGTTCACTCTCATATCAG GTCCAAGTCGCAGGTTCAAGAGAGTGGTGGAAACGATTCAAGCCCAGCTACTTAGTACTCATGATCAGCCATCTGTGCTGGCACTGGCTG ATGAGAAGAATGGGCAGCTGACCTCGCGTCCACCCGGCACCCCGACCCGGCAAAACTCCCGACGTTCGGAAGGAGGCGGGGACCGGGGCGAGAAGTGTGAGCGTGGTGACGCAGGGATAGGGGGCAGCGGGAGTGTGCTTCAGAGGAAGGGCTCGGGCAAAGACAAGACCAGACTCCTTTCCTCCAACGGGACACAGTCTCAGCCCTGA
- the LOC129823767 gene encoding serine/threonine-protein kinase BRSK1-like isoform X3: protein MTSKELSVGQSAQYVGPYRLEKTLGKGQTGLVKLGVHCITGQKVAIKIVNREKLSESVLMKVEREIAILKLIEHPHVLKLHDVYENNKYLYLVLEHVSGGELFDYLVKKGRLTPKEARKFFRQIISALDFCHSHSICHRDLKPENLLLDEKNNIRIADFGMASLQVGDSLLETSCGSPHYACPEVIRGEKYDGRRADVWSCGVILFALLVGALPFDHDNLRQLLEKVKSGVFHMPHFIPPDCQALLKGMIQVNPDKRLTLEAIQKHSWYLGGRNEPCPEQPPPRRVCVKRIVSLTELDPDVLDSMHSLGCFRDRGKLTQDLQCEEDNQEKMIYYLLLDRKERYPSCEDEDLPPRNDIDPPRKRVDSPMLTRHGRCRPERKSLEVLSVTEQGSPTPTRRALDTSAHSQRSRSVSGASTGLSSSPLSSPRSPVFTFSQSEVTSASTTHSKDPKPGSATTPRPSQRMTVADPKTQTLPSKGLSDRTHLLSMKSLPLQAPPSPSPSPILSPIPRFFFFPAPSVFKSVSKSVYPNSAPVPQVTPQGSPLPTPLGTPVHHPQPTPPSSSSSSSSSRAEGGGVGGGGSLSLTPPSSPGGSGGMAASSSAHWRTRLNSFKNNLLGSPRFHRRKLQVPTPEDMSSLTPESSPELAKKSWFGNFISLEKEEQIFVVIRDKPLSSIKADIVHAFLSIPSLSHSVVSQTSFRAEYKSSGGPAVFQKPVKFQVDIAFSEVERERERERAEREGKRETGIYSVTFTLISGPSRRFKRVVETIQAQLLSTHDQPSVLALADEKNGQLTSRPPGTPTRQNSRRSEGGGDRGEKCERGDAGIGGSGSVLQRKGSGKDKTRLLSSNGTQSQP from the exons gtttGGTGAAGCTGGGAGTGCACTGTATCACGGGACAGAAGGTGGCCATAAAGATTGTGAACCGAGAGAAGCTGTCCGAGTCTGTCCTCATGAAG gtGGAGAGGGAGATAGCTATACTAAAACTAATAGAGCACCCTCATGTGCTGAAGCTGCATGATGTTTATGAGAATAACAAGTACCT gtatCTGGTGTTGGAGCATGTCTCAGGAGGAGAGTTATTTGACTACCTGGTGAAGAAGGGCAGACTGACGCCTAAAGAGGCCAGGAAGTTCTTCAGACAGATCATCTCAGCGCTGGACTTCTGCCACAGTCACTCTATATG tCACAGAGACCTGAAGCCTGAGAACCTGCTCCTGGATGAGAAGAACAACATCCGCATCGCTGACTTCGGCATGGCCTCCCTACAGGTGGGGGACAGCCTGCTAGAGACCAGCTGTGG ATCTCCTCACTACGCGTGTCCAGAAGTGATCAGG GGGGAGAAGTATGACGGTCGCAGGGCAGATGTGTGGAGCTGTGGCGTCATCCTCTTTGCACTGCTGGTG ggagctCTACCCTTTGACCATGACAACCTGCGTCAGCTCCTTGAGAAGGTGAAGAGCGGGGTTTTCCACATGCCCCACTTCATCCCCCCAGACTGCCAGGCCCTGCTCAAAGGAATGATCCAGGTCAACCCTGACAAGAGACTCACG CTAGAAGCAATACAAAAACACTCCTGGTATCT TGGTGGTCGTAACGAGCCGTGTCCGGAGCAGCCTCCtcccaggcgtgtgtgtgtgaagaggatCGTGTCGCTGACCGAGCTGGACCCTGATGTACTGGACAGCATGCACTCGCTGGGCTGCTTCAGAGACCGGGGGAAACTGACCCAGGACCTGCAGTGTGAGGA aGACAACCAGGAGAAGATGATCTACTACCTCCTCTTGGACAGGAAAGAGCGTTACCCCAGCTGTGAGGACGAAGACCTGCCGCCCAGGAACGATATAG ATCCCCCTAGGAAGCGGGTGGACTCTCCCATGCTGACTCGTCATGGCCGGTGCCGGCCGGAGAGGAAGAGTCTGGAGGTGCTGAGTGTGACGGAGCAGGGCTCCCCAACACCCACGCGCAGGGCGCTGGACACCTCCGCACACAGCCAGAG GTCTCGTTCAGTCAGTGGAGCTTCAACAGGGCTCTCGTCAAGTCCTCTCAGCAGTCCCAGG AGCCCAGTTTTcactttcagccaatcagaagtCACCTCCGCCTCCACCACCCACTCCAAAGACCCCAAACCAGGAAGTGCCACCACTCCCCGGCCGTCACAACGGATGACTGTGGCCGACCCCAAAACCCAGACCCTGCCCTCCAAAGGGCTCTCCGATCGCACTCACCTCCTATCCATGAAGTCACTACCTCTCCAAGCTCCCCCCTCGCCGTCCCCCTCACccatcctctcccccatccctcgcTTCTTCTTTTTCCCCGCCCCCTCTGTCTTTAAGTCGGTCAGTAAGAGCGTCTATCCTAACTCTGCCCCTGTGCCACAGGTCACCCCTCAGGGGTCTCCACTCCCCACCCCCCTAGGCACCCCCGTCCACCACCCCCagcccacccctccctcctcctcctcttcctcctcctcctcgcggGCGGAGGGAGGGGGTGTGGGCGGGGGCGGATCCCTCTCCCTaactccaccctccagccctggaGGCAGCGGGGGGATGGCCGCCAGTAGCTCCGCCCACTGGAGGACACGCCTCAACTCCTTCAAGAACAACCTGCTGGGTTCGCCACGCTTCCACCGACGCAAactgcagg TTCCAACACCGGAGGACATGTCCAGTCTAACTCCAGAATCAAGCCCGGA GCTGGCCAAGAAGTCGTGGTTTGGGAACTTCATCAGCCTGGAAAAGGAGGAACAGATATTTGTTGTCATTAGAGACAAACCGCTTAGTTCCATCAAAGCTGATATAGTCCATGCCTTCTTGTCT ATCCCGTCCCTGAGTCACAGCGTCGTCTCCCAGACCAGCTTCCGAGCAGAGTATAAGTCCTCTGGTGGCCCCGCCGTCTTCCAGAAGCCTGTTAAATTCCAGGTGGACATCGCCTTCtctgaggtagagagggagagagagagggagcgagccgagagggaaggaaagagggaaACTGGCATCTACAGCGTGACGTTCACTCTCATATCAG GTCCAAGTCGCAGGTTCAAGAGAGTGGTGGAAACGATTCAAGCCCAGCTACTTAGTACTCATGATCAGCCATCTGTGCTGGCACTGGCTG ATGAGAAGAATGGGCAGCTGACCTCGCGTCCACCCGGCACCCCGACCCGGCAAAACTCCCGACGTTCGGAAGGAGGCGGGGACCGGGGCGAGAAGTGTGAGCGTGGTGACGCAGGGATAGGGGGCAGCGGGAGTGTGCTTCAGAGGAAGGGCTCGGGCAAAGACAAGACCAGACTCCTTTCCTCCAACGGGACACAGTCTCAGCCCTGA
- the LOC129823767 gene encoding serine/threonine-protein kinase BRSK1-like isoform X2 — MTSKELSVGQSAQYVGPYRLEKTLGKGQTGLVKLGVHCITGQKVAIKIVNREKLSESVLMKVEREIAILKLIEHPHVLKLHDVYENNKYLYLVLEHVSGGELFDYLVKKGRLTPKEARKFFRQIISALDFCHSHSICHRDLKPENLLLDEKNNIRIADFGMASLQVGDSLLETSCGSPHYACPEVIRGEKYDGRRADVWSCGVILFALLVGALPFDHDNLRQLLEKVKSGVFHMPHFIPPDCQALLKGMIQVNPDKRLTLEAIQKHSWYLGGRNEPCPEQPPPRRVCVKRIVSLTELDPDVLDSMHSLGCFRDRGKLTQDLQCEEDNQEKMIYYLLLDRKERYPSCEDEDLPPRNDIADPPRKRVDSPMLTRHGRCRPERKSLEVLSVTEQGSPTPTRRALDTSAHSQRSRSVSGASTGLSSSPLSSPRSPVFTFSQSEVTSASTTHSKDPKPGSATTPRPSQRMTVADPKTQTLPSKGLSDRTHLLSMKSLPLQAPPSPSPSPILSPIPRFFFFPAPSVFKSVSKSVYPNSAPVPQVTPQGSPLPTPLGTPVHHPQPTPPSSSSSSSSSRAEGGGVGGGGSLSLTPPSSPGGSGGMAASSSAHWRTRLNSFKNNLLGSPRFHRRKLQVPTPEDMSSLTPESSPELAKKSWFGNFISLEKEEQIFVVIRDKPLSSIKADIVHAFLSIPSLSHSVVSQTSFRAEYKSSGGPAVFQKPVKFQVDIAFSEVERERERERAEREGKRETGIYSVTFTLISGPSRRFKRVVETIQAQLLSTHDQPSVLALADEKNGQLTSRPPGTPTRQNSRRSEGGGDRGEKCERGDAGIGGSGSVLQRKGSGKDKTRLLSSNGTQSQP, encoded by the exons gtttGGTGAAGCTGGGAGTGCACTGTATCACGGGACAGAAGGTGGCCATAAAGATTGTGAACCGAGAGAAGCTGTCCGAGTCTGTCCTCATGAAG gtGGAGAGGGAGATAGCTATACTAAAACTAATAGAGCACCCTCATGTGCTGAAGCTGCATGATGTTTATGAGAATAACAAGTACCT gtatCTGGTGTTGGAGCATGTCTCAGGAGGAGAGTTATTTGACTACCTGGTGAAGAAGGGCAGACTGACGCCTAAAGAGGCCAGGAAGTTCTTCAGACAGATCATCTCAGCGCTGGACTTCTGCCACAGTCACTCTATATG tCACAGAGACCTGAAGCCTGAGAACCTGCTCCTGGATGAGAAGAACAACATCCGCATCGCTGACTTCGGCATGGCCTCCCTACAGGTGGGGGACAGCCTGCTAGAGACCAGCTGTGG ATCTCCTCACTACGCGTGTCCAGAAGTGATCAGG GGGGAGAAGTATGACGGTCGCAGGGCAGATGTGTGGAGCTGTGGCGTCATCCTCTTTGCACTGCTGGTG ggagctCTACCCTTTGACCATGACAACCTGCGTCAGCTCCTTGAGAAGGTGAAGAGCGGGGTTTTCCACATGCCCCACTTCATCCCCCCAGACTGCCAGGCCCTGCTCAAAGGAATGATCCAGGTCAACCCTGACAAGAGACTCACG CTAGAAGCAATACAAAAACACTCCTGGTATCT TGGTGGTCGTAACGAGCCGTGTCCGGAGCAGCCTCCtcccaggcgtgtgtgtgtgaagaggatCGTGTCGCTGACCGAGCTGGACCCTGATGTACTGGACAGCATGCACTCGCTGGGCTGCTTCAGAGACCGGGGGAAACTGACCCAGGACCTGCAGTGTGAGGA aGACAACCAGGAGAAGATGATCTACTACCTCCTCTTGGACAGGAAAGAGCGTTACCCCAGCTGTGAGGACGAAGACCTGCCGCCCAGGAACGATATAG CAGATCCCCCTAGGAAGCGGGTGGACTCTCCCATGCTGACTCGTCATGGCCGGTGCCGGCCGGAGAGGAAGAGTCTGGAGGTGCTGAGTGTGACGGAGCAGGGCTCCCCAACACCCACGCGCAGGGCGCTGGACACCTCCGCACACAGCCAGAG GTCTCGTTCAGTCAGTGGAGCTTCAACAGGGCTCTCGTCAAGTCCTCTCAGCAGTCCCAGG AGCCCAGTTTTcactttcagccaatcagaagtCACCTCCGCCTCCACCACCCACTCCAAAGACCCCAAACCAGGAAGTGCCACCACTCCCCGGCCGTCACAACGGATGACTGTGGCCGACCCCAAAACCCAGACCCTGCCCTCCAAAGGGCTCTCCGATCGCACTCACCTCCTATCCATGAAGTCACTACCTCTCCAAGCTCCCCCCTCGCCGTCCCCCTCACccatcctctcccccatccctcgcTTCTTCTTTTTCCCCGCCCCCTCTGTCTTTAAGTCGGTCAGTAAGAGCGTCTATCCTAACTCTGCCCCTGTGCCACAGGTCACCCCTCAGGGGTCTCCACTCCCCACCCCCCTAGGCACCCCCGTCCACCACCCCCagcccacccctccctcctcctcctcttcctcctcctcctcgcggGCGGAGGGAGGGGGTGTGGGCGGGGGCGGATCCCTCTCCCTaactccaccctccagccctggaGGCAGCGGGGGGATGGCCGCCAGTAGCTCCGCCCACTGGAGGACACGCCTCAACTCCTTCAAGAACAACCTGCTGGGTTCGCCACGCTTCCACCGACGCAAactgcagg TTCCAACACCGGAGGACATGTCCAGTCTAACTCCAGAATCAAGCCCGGA GCTGGCCAAGAAGTCGTGGTTTGGGAACTTCATCAGCCTGGAAAAGGAGGAACAGATATTTGTTGTCATTAGAGACAAACCGCTTAGTTCCATCAAAGCTGATATAGTCCATGCCTTCTTGTCT ATCCCGTCCCTGAGTCACAGCGTCGTCTCCCAGACCAGCTTCCGAGCAGAGTATAAGTCCTCTGGTGGCCCCGCCGTCTTCCAGAAGCCTGTTAAATTCCAGGTGGACATCGCCTTCtctgaggtagagagggagagagagagggagcgagccgagagggaaggaaagagggaaACTGGCATCTACAGCGTGACGTTCACTCTCATATCAG GTCCAAGTCGCAGGTTCAAGAGAGTGGTGGAAACGATTCAAGCCCAGCTACTTAGTACTCATGATCAGCCATCTGTGCTGGCACTGGCTG ATGAGAAGAATGGGCAGCTGACCTCGCGTCCACCCGGCACCCCGACCCGGCAAAACTCCCGACGTTCGGAAGGAGGCGGGGACCGGGGCGAGAAGTGTGAGCGTGGTGACGCAGGGATAGGGGGCAGCGGGAGTGTGCTTCAGAGGAAGGGCTCGGGCAAAGACAAGACCAGACTCCTTTCCTCCAACGGGACACAGTCTCAGCCCTGA
- the LOC129823767 gene encoding serine/threonine-protein kinase BRSK1-like isoform X1: MTSKELSVGQSAQYVGPYRLEKTLGKGQTGLVKLGVHCITGQKVAIKIVNREKLSESVLMKVEREIAILKLIEHPHVLKLHDVYENNKYLYLVLEHVSGGELFDYLVKKGRLTPKEARKFFRQIISALDFCHSHSICHRDLKPENLLLDEKNNIRIADFGMASLQVGDSLLETSCGSPHYACPEVIRGEKYDGRRADVWSCGVILFALLVGALPFDHDNLRQLLEKVKSGVFHMPHFIPPDCQALLKGMIQVNPDKRLTLEAIQKHSWYLGGRNEPCPEQPPPRRVCVKRIVSLTELDPDVLDSMHSLGCFRDRGKLTQDLQCEEDNQEKMIYYLLLDRKERYPSCEDEDLPPRNDIGLPADPPRKRVDSPMLTRHGRCRPERKSLEVLSVTEQGSPTPTRRALDTSAHSQRSRSVSGASTGLSSSPLSSPRSPVFTFSQSEVTSASTTHSKDPKPGSATTPRPSQRMTVADPKTQTLPSKGLSDRTHLLSMKSLPLQAPPSPSPSPILSPIPRFFFFPAPSVFKSVSKSVYPNSAPVPQVTPQGSPLPTPLGTPVHHPQPTPPSSSSSSSSSRAEGGGVGGGGSLSLTPPSSPGGSGGMAASSSAHWRTRLNSFKNNLLGSPRFHRRKLQVPTPEDMSSLTPESSPELAKKSWFGNFISLEKEEQIFVVIRDKPLSSIKADIVHAFLSIPSLSHSVVSQTSFRAEYKSSGGPAVFQKPVKFQVDIAFSEVERERERERAEREGKRETGIYSVTFTLISGPSRRFKRVVETIQAQLLSTHDQPSVLALADEKNGQLTSRPPGTPTRQNSRRSEGGGDRGEKCERGDAGIGGSGSVLQRKGSGKDKTRLLSSNGTQSQP; encoded by the exons gtttGGTGAAGCTGGGAGTGCACTGTATCACGGGACAGAAGGTGGCCATAAAGATTGTGAACCGAGAGAAGCTGTCCGAGTCTGTCCTCATGAAG gtGGAGAGGGAGATAGCTATACTAAAACTAATAGAGCACCCTCATGTGCTGAAGCTGCATGATGTTTATGAGAATAACAAGTACCT gtatCTGGTGTTGGAGCATGTCTCAGGAGGAGAGTTATTTGACTACCTGGTGAAGAAGGGCAGACTGACGCCTAAAGAGGCCAGGAAGTTCTTCAGACAGATCATCTCAGCGCTGGACTTCTGCCACAGTCACTCTATATG tCACAGAGACCTGAAGCCTGAGAACCTGCTCCTGGATGAGAAGAACAACATCCGCATCGCTGACTTCGGCATGGCCTCCCTACAGGTGGGGGACAGCCTGCTAGAGACCAGCTGTGG ATCTCCTCACTACGCGTGTCCAGAAGTGATCAGG GGGGAGAAGTATGACGGTCGCAGGGCAGATGTGTGGAGCTGTGGCGTCATCCTCTTTGCACTGCTGGTG ggagctCTACCCTTTGACCATGACAACCTGCGTCAGCTCCTTGAGAAGGTGAAGAGCGGGGTTTTCCACATGCCCCACTTCATCCCCCCAGACTGCCAGGCCCTGCTCAAAGGAATGATCCAGGTCAACCCTGACAAGAGACTCACG CTAGAAGCAATACAAAAACACTCCTGGTATCT TGGTGGTCGTAACGAGCCGTGTCCGGAGCAGCCTCCtcccaggcgtgtgtgtgtgaagaggatCGTGTCGCTGACCGAGCTGGACCCTGATGTACTGGACAGCATGCACTCGCTGGGCTGCTTCAGAGACCGGGGGAAACTGACCCAGGACCTGCAGTGTGAGGA aGACAACCAGGAGAAGATGATCTACTACCTCCTCTTGGACAGGAAAGAGCGTTACCCCAGCTGTGAGGACGAAGACCTGCCGCCCAGGAACGATATAG GTCTCCCAGCAGATCCCCCTAGGAAGCGGGTGGACTCTCCCATGCTGACTCGTCATGGCCGGTGCCGGCCGGAGAGGAAGAGTCTGGAGGTGCTGAGTGTGACGGAGCAGGGCTCCCCAACACCCACGCGCAGGGCGCTGGACACCTCCGCACACAGCCAGAG GTCTCGTTCAGTCAGTGGAGCTTCAACAGGGCTCTCGTCAAGTCCTCTCAGCAGTCCCAGG AGCCCAGTTTTcactttcagccaatcagaagtCACCTCCGCCTCCACCACCCACTCCAAAGACCCCAAACCAGGAAGTGCCACCACTCCCCGGCCGTCACAACGGATGACTGTGGCCGACCCCAAAACCCAGACCCTGCCCTCCAAAGGGCTCTCCGATCGCACTCACCTCCTATCCATGAAGTCACTACCTCTCCAAGCTCCCCCCTCGCCGTCCCCCTCACccatcctctcccccatccctcgcTTCTTCTTTTTCCCCGCCCCCTCTGTCTTTAAGTCGGTCAGTAAGAGCGTCTATCCTAACTCTGCCCCTGTGCCACAGGTCACCCCTCAGGGGTCTCCACTCCCCACCCCCCTAGGCACCCCCGTCCACCACCCCCagcccacccctccctcctcctcctcttcctcctcctcctcgcggGCGGAGGGAGGGGGTGTGGGCGGGGGCGGATCCCTCTCCCTaactccaccctccagccctggaGGCAGCGGGGGGATGGCCGCCAGTAGCTCCGCCCACTGGAGGACACGCCTCAACTCCTTCAAGAACAACCTGCTGGGTTCGCCACGCTTCCACCGACGCAAactgcagg TTCCAACACCGGAGGACATGTCCAGTCTAACTCCAGAATCAAGCCCGGA GCTGGCCAAGAAGTCGTGGTTTGGGAACTTCATCAGCCTGGAAAAGGAGGAACAGATATTTGTTGTCATTAGAGACAAACCGCTTAGTTCCATCAAAGCTGATATAGTCCATGCCTTCTTGTCT ATCCCGTCCCTGAGTCACAGCGTCGTCTCCCAGACCAGCTTCCGAGCAGAGTATAAGTCCTCTGGTGGCCCCGCCGTCTTCCAGAAGCCTGTTAAATTCCAGGTGGACATCGCCTTCtctgaggtagagagggagagagagagggagcgagccgagagggaaggaaagagggaaACTGGCATCTACAGCGTGACGTTCACTCTCATATCAG GTCCAAGTCGCAGGTTCAAGAGAGTGGTGGAAACGATTCAAGCCCAGCTACTTAGTACTCATGATCAGCCATCTGTGCTGGCACTGGCTG ATGAGAAGAATGGGCAGCTGACCTCGCGTCCACCCGGCACCCCGACCCGGCAAAACTCCCGACGTTCGGAAGGAGGCGGGGACCGGGGCGAGAAGTGTGAGCGTGGTGACGCAGGGATAGGGGGCAGCGGGAGTGTGCTTCAGAGGAAGGGCTCGGGCAAAGACAAGACCAGACTCCTTTCCTCCAACGGGACACAGTCTCAGCCCTGA